The genomic DNA GGTTGTATGTCAGCATTCATCAACTAGAAGgccacaaaaaaaataaaaaagtttgtGAGCTAATTTActgcttcttttttctttctttctttttttctttttatgaataCGGCcctctaataaaaaaaaaaaggcaattcaAGAAACGCTAAGCTAAAAATCTTATTCCATCCTAAAGCAAGGTGATAATATGATAATCTATATCAATTCGATTGTTTGGACAAAAATAGCTCATAAAATCTCTTCCAACAACAAAATGTATAATCTACTGTCAAGGCTAACATAAGATAAAATGGAAATTAAACTAATCTGGGGTatgattattatttgtttaataatttttccgTTTCATCCATTTCTAAAGTTCTTTCAAACAATGAGTCATTTTTAGTTCTTTCTACTATTCCCTCTTCTCTCAAACAATATTTTTCCCATTCTAGTCCACTCATTTCCATTCTATTACTAAATCCCAAACAAAGTGTTTTAAGTAGTCAGCATACTTGGTGCATGAATACCCAGAACAATAAGAACATTAAGCCGGTGGTAATTACTCAAAACACCATGAAATAGCATCCGAAGTAAGTCCACATATCACTGTGAACAATAAGATTTAAGGGAAGAAATTTTGTAGCACATGCTTGAGACAAACCACTCTTGAACGCATACTAAACCCACACATCAAGACATATGAGGCACATTAATAGAACATAGAATGACAAACTGTGAAGGAAACCACGATAAGCAAACAACGTTCTCAAATCAATACTCTTCGTCTTCACCTTCGTCACCTTCACCTGACTCAGCACCAACCTCCTCATAATCCTTTTCAAGGGCAGCAAGGTCTTCACGAGCCTCACTGAATTCTCCTTCCTCCATGCCCTCACCAACGTACCAATGAACAAAGGCACGCTTGGCATACATGAGATCAAACTTGTGGTCAATGCGGGAGAATACTTCAGCAACACTGGTAGAATTAGATATCATGCACACAGCCCTCTGCACCTTTGCAAGGTCACCTCCAGGAACAACAGTTGGTGGCTGGTAGTTAATGCCACACTTGAATCCAGTTGGGCACCAGTCAACAAATTGAATTGTTCGTTTTGTCTTTATGGTGGCCACAGCTGCATTCACATCCTTGGGCACCACATCACCTCGGTACATCAGGCAGCATGCCATGTACTTTCCATGGCGAGGATCACATTTTGCCATCATTGATGAAGGCTCAAAGGCACTGTTGGTGATCTCTGCCACTGAGAGCTGCTCATGGTAGGCCTTCTCAGCTGAAATGACAGGAGCATATGAGGAAAGCATAAAATGGATCCTGGGGTAGGGAACAAGGTTGGTCTGGAACTCGGTTACATCAACATTGAGAGCTCCATCAAACCTCAAAGAGGCAGTAAGCGAAGAAATCACCTGCATGAAATGTATCACATATATCATCTTCTTTAGTATGGTCTaaaccatttaaaacatatcCCAATATTTCACGGAGTATTGTTAGTTTACCTGAGAAACAAGGCGATTCAGATTGGTATAAGTAGGACGCTCAATGTCAAGGGAGCGCCGGCAGATTCCATAAATTGCTTCATTATCAAGAAGCACAGCAACATCAGTGTGCTCAAGGAGAGAGTGAGTTGAGAGGACACTGTTATAGGGTTCCACAACAGAGGTAGAAACCTGAGGTGAGGGATATACAGTGAAACCTAGCTTTGATTTCTTCCCATAGTCAACAGATAGACGCTCCAAAAGAAGTGATCCAAGACCAGAACCGGTACCACCACCAACAGCATTGAATACAAGGAAACCCTGAAGGCCAGTGCAGTTATCAGCGAGCTTCCTGATGCGATCCAAGCAGAGATCAACAATCTCTTTGCCGACTAGAAAGAAGaaatattacattattaatatttggtggaaaggaaatataaaatacaacagTGTGTTACGAGGTAGATATTTACTGGTGTAGTGGCCACGAGCGAAGTTGTTGGCTGCATCCTCCTTGCCGCTGATAAGCTGCTCAGGGTGAAAGAGCTGGCGATAAGTGCCAGTCCTCACTTCATCAATGACAGTGGGCTCAAGATCCACAAAAACTGCACGAGGAACGTGCTTCCCTGCTGCTGTTTCACTGAAAAATGTATTGAATGCATCATCCCCTCCACCAATTGTTTTGTCACTCGGCATCTGACCATCAGGCTGAGAAAAAAAGAGCAAGCTTTCAGTtataccaaaaaagaaaaaagaaggcgGCTTCATACTAAGAATTGGCGAAGACATACAGATAAAAAGTCACTCAGACAAAAAGCAGAGcatattattttggaaaaaaattaatctatgTGTAGGAACTCAGATCCAAATATAGAGCCTACCAGGGTTCTAGGGCCGACTAAAGACTAGGTGGGGtgcaataattattttagtggtcttttattattataaataaataaataataaaaattattgaaaatttatttttcttttttctttaaatataaaatcattaattattttttgtatttaagtttaga from Diospyros lotus cultivar Yz01 chromosome 4, ASM1463336v1, whole genome shotgun sequence includes the following:
- the LOC127800544 gene encoding tubulin alpha-4 chain, which codes for MRECISIHIGQAGIQVGNACWELYCLEHGIQPDGQMPSDKTIGGGDDAFNTFFSETAAGKHVPRAVFVDLEPTVIDEVRTGTYRQLFHPEQLISGKEDAANNFARGHYTIGKEIVDLCLDRIRKLADNCTGLQGFLVFNAVGGGTGSGLGSLLLERLSVDYGKKSKLGFTVYPSPQVSTSVVEPYNSVLSTHSLLEHTDVAVLLDNEAIYGICRRSLDIERPTYTNLNRLVSQVISSLTASLRFDGALNVDVTEFQTNLVPYPRIHFMLSSYAPVISAEKAYHEQLSVAEITNSAFEPSSMMAKCDPRHGKYMACCLMYRGDVVPKDVNAAVATIKTKRTIQFVDWCPTGFKCGINYQPPTVVPGGDLAKVQRAVCMISNSTSVAEVFSRIDHKFDLMYAKRAFVHWYVGEGMEEGEFSEAREDLAALEKDYEEVGAESGEGDEGEDEEY